One Vitis riparia cultivar Riparia Gloire de Montpellier isolate 1030 chromosome 4, EGFV_Vit.rip_1.0, whole genome shotgun sequence genomic window carries:
- the LOC117912500 gene encoding cation/H(+) antiporter 15, with the protein MADVTATVNRTDDMIVCYSPTMITTNGIWQGDNPLDYSLPLFILQLTLVVVTTRLLVFILKPLRQPRVISEILGGVLLGPSVLGQNLHLANLIFPLRSVMVLETMANVGLLYFLFLVGVEMDLTVIRRTGKKAIAIAIIGMILPFIIGCAFSLILHHEDRQMNRSTFVLFLGVALSVTAFPVLARILAELKLINTELGRMAMSSALINDMCAWVLLAVAIALAENESSSLASLWVILSSVFFVVVCIFIVRPVISWMIRRTPEGESFSEFYICLILTGVMISGFVTDAIGTHSVFGAFVFGLVIPNGQLGVTLIEKLEDFVSGLLLPLFFAISGLKTDVTKIHGALTWGFLFLVIILACAGKIAGTLIVALFYQMPLREGIVLGLLMNTKGLVEMIVLNVGRDQHVLDDETFAIMVTVAVIMTSIIAPIVTHIYKPARKFIPYKRRTIQRSKPDGELRILVCIHTPRNVPTIINLLEASHPSKKSPICIYVLHLVELTGRASAMLIVHNTRKSGCPALNRTQAQSDHIINAFENYEQHSSCVSVQPLTAISPYSTMHEDICNLAEDKRVAFIIIPFHKQQTVDGGMEATNPAFRAVNQNVLANAPCSVGILVDRGLNGSTRLAASQVSHHIAVLFFGGPDDREALSYAERMSEHPGISLTVMRFIAGDETVESTVEPSSDPNDPRILTVITDSDREKQLDEEYINDFRMKNSNDESIVYTEKIVNNGEETVAAIRSIDSIHDLFIVGRGQGMISPLTAGLTDWSECPELGAIGDMLASSDFASTVSVLVVQQYVGVGPQEDGLGTPDSPAPPIDQYNSLLQMNRRPPQQRGPAMYSP; encoded by the exons atggctgaCGTGACGGCTACAGTCAACAGAACAGACGATATGATCGTCTGTTATTCGCCCACCATGATCACCACCAATGGCATTTGGCAGGGTGACAACCCTTTAGATTATTCTCTTCCTCTCTTCATCTTGCAATTAACTTTGGTTGTTGTTACCACTCGCCTCCTGGTTTTCATCTTGAAGCCTCTTCGCCAGCCTCGTGTCATCTCTGAGATCTTG GGTGGTGTATTGTTGGGCCCTTCGGTCCTCGGGCAAAACCTGCATTTGGCCAACCTGATATTCCCCCTTCGAAGTGTGATGGTACTAGAGACAATGGCAAATGTAGGGCTTCTTTATTTCCTCTTTCTGGTTGGGGTAGAAATGGACCTCACAGTAATCCGGAGGACTGGAAAAAAGGCCATTGCCATAGCTATTATTGGCATGATCTTGCCCTTCATCATAGGTTGCGCATTCTCCTTAATTCTTCACCATGAAGATCGCCAAATGAATCGGAGCACTTTTGTGCTCTTCCTTGGGGTTGCTCTCTCCGTCACTGCATTCCCAGTGTTAGCCCGGATTCTCGCAGAGCTCAAACTCATCAACACAGAGCTTGGCAGAATGGCCATGTCGTCTGCTCTAATCAATGACATGTGTGCTTGGGTTCTCTTAGCTGTGGCCATTGCCTTGGCCGAGAATGAGAGTAGTTCACTGGCTTCCCTCTGGGTGATACTATCCAGTGTATTCTTTGTCGTAGTTTGTATTTTCATTGTCAGACCAGTTATCTCCTGGATGATTCGGAGAACTCCAGAGGGGGAATCCTTCAGCGAGTTCTATATATGTCTCATTCTCACTGGGGTAATGATCTCTGGTTTCGTTACAGATGCCATTGGAACGCACTCTGTTTTTGGAGCTTTTGTCTTTGGTCTGGTTATTCCAAATGGACAACTTGGTGTCACTCTCATAGAAAAGCTTGAGGACTTTGTCTCAGGGCTTCTGCTTCCTCTCTTCTTTGCCATCAGCGGGCTTAAGACTGATGTCACCAAAATCCACGGAGCTCTTACATGGGGATTTCTATTTCTGGTCATCATCCTTGCTTGTGCTGGCAAAATTGCTGGGACTCTCATTGTTGCTCTGTTTTATCAGATGCCCTTACGtgaaggaattgtccttggcttGCTCATGAACACCAAAGGCCTCGTTGAAATGATCGTCCTCAACGTTGGGAGGGACCAACAT GTCTTAGACGATGAAACATTCGCCATCATGGTTACAGTAGCCGTCATTATGACTTCCATCATTGCACCCATTGTAACACATATTTACAAGCCGGCGAGGAAATTCATCCCATACAAACGAAGAACAATTCAGAGGTCAAAGCCCGACGGTGAGCTTAGAATACTGGTCTGCATCCACACCCCTCGAAATGTCCCAACAATCATCAACCTCCTCGAAGCCTCCCACCCTTCCAAGAAATCACCAATATGCATCTATGTACTCCACCTAGTAGAACTCACTGGCCGCGCATCTGCTATGCTTATTGTTCACAACACTCGGAAATCTGGCTGCCCAGCCCTCAACAGGACCCAAGCTCAATCTGACCACATCATCAACGCATTTGAGAACTACGAGCAGCATTCCTCCTGCGTGTCCGTTCAGCCCCTGACAGCAATTTCCCCTTACTCCACCATGCATGAAGATATCTGCAACTTGGCAGAAGACAAACGTGTAGCCTTTATCATCATCCCTTTCCATAAGCAGCAAACAGTTGATGGAGGGATGGAAGCCACAAACCCAGCTTTTCGAGCAGTGAACCAGAATGTATTAGCAAATGCACCTTGCTCAGTCGGTATTCTTGTTGACAGAGGCTTGAATGGGTCCACACGCTTGGCTGCAAGTCAGGTATCTCACCACATTGCTGTGCTGTTCTTTGGCGGACCAGATGATAGAGAGGCACTGTCATATGCAGAGAGGATGTCTGAACATCCTGGGATTAGCCTCACCGTGATGCGGTTCATTGCTGGGGATGAAACGGTTGAGTCCACAGTGGAGCCTAGCAGTGATCCAAATGATCCTAGGATATTAACAGTGATAACAGACAGTGACAGAGAGAAACAGCTTGATGAGGAGTATATAAACGACTTCAGGATGAAGAATTCTAATGATGAATCGATTGTTTACACAGAGAAGATTGTTAACAATGGAGAGGAGACAGTGGCGGCAATAAGATCAATAGACAGCATACATGACCTGTTCATAGTTGGGAGAGGACAAGGAATGATATCACCACTCACAGCAGGGCTCACTGACTGGAGCGAGTGCCCAGAGCTCGGAGCGATTGGGGATATGCTGGCCTCTTCAGATTTTGCATCAACAGTTTCAGTGCTGGTGGTACAACAGTATGTTGGAGTAGGGCCACAAGAAGATGGATTGGGAACGCCTGACAGCCCGGCTCCACCAATCGACCAATATAATAGTCTCCTGCAGATGAACCGGAGGCCTCCGCAGCAGAGGGGCCCGGCTATGTACAGTCCATAA
- the LOC117912393 gene encoding U-box domain-containing protein 26-like has product MNEAEMVIPHLFRCPISLDLFTDPVTLSTGQTYDRSSIEQWLAAGNLTCPVTMQKLHDPSMVPNHTLRHLIDQWLQTGQQVDPESLTVMGPGPSLAAMKCSLQSQESSLENKLETLKAIRVSSDELSSRNSYMIQLGFLPLLLELVFGQVEAEQYRDSLKLVEEALSCALKLLAFSELGCLNMLKEESKLESLVVLFKHGTPMIKTSVCNLLEAISSSSETKELCATLGTTHQLLQGIVLLVHHDCEASEAGIKAILALCSVESNKENLIREGAVDGLISYISNAQVKEKSAAPLAMAVLEVLLGVESGREAVLNNPNGVKALVKMTFKVSDHQGSENAVSSLMVLCTDSLRAREEAISAGVLTQLLFLLQSQCSGTIKTKARMLLKLLRSKRIMDQNH; this is encoded by the coding sequence ATGAACGAGGCTGAAATGGTGATACCCCACTTGTTCAGATGCCCGATTAGTCTAGACTTGTTCACAGATCCAGTCACTCTATCCACAGGCCAAACGTACGATCGGTCCAGCATAGAACAATGGCTGGCTGCAGGCAACCTCACATGTCCTGTCACAATGCAGAAGCTCCATGATCCATCTATGGTTCCAAACCATACTCTTCGCCATTTGATAGATCAGTGGCTTCAAACAGGTCAACAAGTGGATCCTGAGAGCTTGACGGTAATGGGTCCTGGCCCCTCATTGGCTGCAATGAAGTGCAGCCTTCAATCTCAGGAATCCTCATTGGAGAACAAGCTTGAGACACTCAAAGCAATTCGAGTTTCGAGTGATGAGTTGTCATCTAGGAATTCTTATATGATCCAATTGGGCTTCTTGCCATTGCTATTGGAACTTGTATTTGGACAGGTCGAAGCCGAGCAATATAGGGACAGTTTGAAGCTTGTGGAGGAAGCACTTTCTTGTGCCTTGAAATTGCTGGCTTTCAGTGAATTGGGGTGCCTAAACATGCTGAAAGAGGAGTCAAAATTAGAATCtttggttgttttgttcaaACACGGGACTCCCATGATAAAGACAAGTGTATGTAATCTTCTGGAGGCAATTTCATCTTCCTCAGAGACTAAAGAGCTATGTGCTACGCTTGGAACGACCCACCAACTCTTACAGGGGATAGTCCTCCTTGTTCACCATGACTGCGAGGCTTCTGAAGCCGGAATCAAAGCCATATTGGCATTGTGCTCTGtagaatcaaataaagaaaatttgataaggGAAGGGGCAGTAGATGGACTCATAAGCTACATTTCCAATGCccaagtgaaagaaaaaagcGCAGCGCCATTGGCAATGGCAGTACTAGAAGTGCTTTTAGGAGTAGAGAGTGGAAGAGAGGCGGTCCTTAACAATCCCAATGGCGTTAAGGCCCTGGTTAAGATGACTTTCAAAGTATCAGATCACCAAGGCAGTGAGAACGCTGTTAGCTCTCTTATGGTGCTATGCACTGATTCATTACGGGCAAGGGAAGAAGCCATTTCTGCAGGAGTTTTGACACAGTTGTTGTTTTTGCTTCAGAGCCAGTGCAGTGGGACGATCAAG